One region of Carya illinoinensis cultivar Pawnee chromosome 8, C.illinoinensisPawnee_v1, whole genome shotgun sequence genomic DNA includes:
- the LOC122274573 gene encoding uncharacterized protein LOC122274573: MEWQISAFREALNDCCLRDLRFRGNRFTWSNWRGGSLCTNERLNRVVVNQSWLGFFPNAVVVHGVVAYSDHIPIWVSTAGEGVPSRVKRQFRIEEMWVGEKACENIIKSTWLRGASSHNVDEVISHIKDCGTRLDAWNKSCFGNVQ; this comes from the coding sequence ATGGAATGGCAAATCTCAGCTTTTAGGGAGGCTCTTAATGATTGTTGTTTACGGGATTTGAGATTCAGAGGTAATCGTTTTACATGGTCCAACTGGCGGGGAGGGTCTCTTTGTACTAATGAACGTTTAAATCGTGTTGTGGTAAACCAGTCATGGTTGGGTTTCTTCCCAAATGCTGTGGTTGTACATGGTGTGGTGGCCTATTCTGACCACATTCCAATCTGGGTCAGTACTGCAGGGGAGGGGGTTCCATCTCGGGTTAAAAGACAGTTTCGTATTGAAGAGATGTGGGTTGGTGAGAAGGCATGTGAGAATATTATTAAGTCCACTTGGCTACGTGGAGCAAGCAGCCATAATGTGGATGAGGTTATATCTCATATCAAGGACTGTGGTACTCGTTTGGATGCTTGGAATAAGTCCTGTTTTGGCAATGTCCAGTAG